Proteins co-encoded in one Candidatus Babeliales bacterium genomic window:
- a CDS encoding SMC family ATPase, translating into MIPHQLQVKNFLSYGPELQTIVFGDHRLICLSGKNGHGKSALLDALTWAIWGQARKIGSASKADEGLLRLGHTHMMVIFDFSFHTTMYRIRREFRIARSKGYTNLEFGIIDQEMDQVIPLTEKTTRETQIKIENIIGLNFESFVNSAFLRQGQANEFSKKSPKERKDILASILGLEKFDLLKKAALEKIKHAYNEQKSLTKVIERIQNELNQTGALTDQHTRNKAMLETVERQATTLTKEHEQLSAQLEKINKQLHELSLQIYRDEQLQKEELQYWEQLQTLKTTWHQTRATTPVTSSLDQLMIDKKQVHDLLTQQHSRQEHAAQLHKQHATIVSQEHALATHLYAEHANARTHASREIERRATLLEALKQNLAELQQRVTKLTNDKTSLHTQREQVTKEQQSLPSLETMHTQEREYRNSQEQYNKQKMQLEALKQEHTMLLQKTGMALDSNNPSCPVCEQAVSAARKRFLQTRYNKEQHELEHNINTAIATTKHLEEIVLNNEATLKDTTTVRERHAAFASRQTELIKQVTQIDEELTELTHRKQELTDSIRTHTSHLEAAHKKLTMLDQDMPLERSDEYKKLLIQKKELEQNITENAIDQEQLKRLTHELQTIEKQISEHLTQAQRVAQHEQCKTRMSESIACLRKIKIERAELAHYRTIQQELTKQQTELCNHSEQLQQELRLLQGRTTQLLQERATLEHQQHARDSLKKDLNTYTATIKQHDETIDTYQILATAFGKDGIQALLIEEALPEIEHEANALLAKLTENQSQIIIESVRDLKKGGMKETLDIMISDPVGIRSYELFSGGEAFRIDFALRIAISKLLARRAGTSLQTLIIDEGFGSQDEEGLSHIMDALYKIQDDFEKIIIVSHLPSMKNQFPVHFTIEKGSRGSTVSVSYNG; encoded by the coding sequence ATGATCCCCCACCAATTACAGGTAAAAAATTTCCTGAGTTATGGTCCTGAATTACAAACTATTGTCTTCGGAGATCATCGTCTTATTTGTCTTTCCGGAAAAAACGGTCATGGTAAATCGGCATTACTGGATGCATTGACTTGGGCTATCTGGGGTCAAGCACGTAAAATTGGCAGTGCATCAAAAGCAGATGAAGGATTACTGCGACTTGGCCATACGCATATGATGGTAATTTTTGATTTTAGTTTTCATACAACGATGTACAGAATCCGACGGGAATTTCGTATAGCGCGAAGCAAGGGATACACCAATCTTGAATTCGGAATCATTGACCAAGAAATGGACCAGGTGATCCCTCTGACAGAGAAAACAACACGTGAAACACAGATAAAAATCGAAAACATAATCGGTCTTAATTTTGAGTCATTTGTAAACTCAGCATTTTTGCGCCAGGGACAAGCAAACGAATTTTCTAAAAAATCTCCAAAGGAAAGAAAAGATATTCTAGCATCCATTTTGGGGCTCGAAAAATTTGACCTGTTAAAAAAGGCAGCGCTTGAAAAAATTAAACATGCATATAATGAGCAAAAATCGCTCACCAAAGTGATTGAACGCATTCAAAATGAACTTAATCAAACGGGAGCGCTTACAGACCAACATACGAGAAACAAAGCAATGCTTGAAACCGTTGAACGCCAAGCAACCACACTAACCAAGGAACATGAGCAACTCTCTGCACAGCTTGAAAAGATCAACAAGCAGCTTCACGAACTATCACTACAGATCTACCGTGACGAACAATTACAAAAAGAAGAGCTTCAGTATTGGGAACAACTTCAAACACTCAAAACAACGTGGCATCAAACACGCGCAACAACACCAGTTACCTCATCTCTTGATCAATTAATGATTGATAAAAAACAGGTTCATGATCTCCTGACACAACAACACTCACGCCAAGAGCATGCCGCTCAACTTCATAAGCAACATGCCACAATCGTGTCACAAGAACATGCTCTGGCAACGCATCTCTACGCCGAACATGCAAATGCTCGCACGCATGCATCGCGTGAAATCGAACGACGTGCCACATTACTCGAAGCATTGAAGCAAAATCTCGCCGAACTACAACAACGTGTCACCAAACTAACCAACGATAAAACCTCACTTCACACACAACGGGAGCAAGTAACCAAAGAACAACAATCACTTCCCTCGTTAGAAACAATGCACACGCAAGAGCGGGAATATCGCAATAGCCAAGAACAATACAATAAACAGAAAATGCAACTCGAAGCGTTAAAACAGGAACATACCATGCTGTTACAAAAAACTGGCATGGCACTTGATAGCAACAACCCAAGCTGTCCTGTCTGTGAGCAAGCGGTATCTGCAGCACGCAAACGGTTCCTGCAAACACGTTATAACAAAGAACAACACGAGCTCGAACACAACATTAACACTGCAATCGCTACAACAAAACACCTAGAAGAGATCGTCTTAAACAACGAAGCCACCCTAAAGGACACTACAACCGTACGTGAACGGCATGCGGCATTCGCATCACGTCAGACAGAATTGATAAAGCAAGTCACTCAGATAGATGAAGAATTGACAGAACTTACACATCGCAAACAAGAACTTACAGATTCGATACGAACACACACATCACACCTTGAAGCCGCTCATAAAAAGCTCACCATGCTCGACCAAGACATGCCACTAGAACGATCAGATGAATATAAGAAACTACTGATACAAAAAAAGGAATTAGAACAAAATATTACTGAGAATGCTATAGACCAAGAACAGCTCAAACGACTTACTCATGAACTTCAGACGATTGAGAAACAAATCAGTGAGCATCTCACACAGGCCCAACGTGTTGCCCAACATGAACAATGCAAAACAAGAATGTCAGAATCGATTGCTTGCTTAAGAAAAATCAAAATTGAAAGAGCAGAGCTTGCACACTACCGTACTATACAACAGGAGCTTACTAAGCAACAGACAGAACTATGTAATCACAGCGAACAACTCCAACAAGAGCTTCGACTATTACAAGGCCGCACTACACAACTACTCCAAGAACGTGCAACGCTTGAACACCAACAACACGCACGAGATTCACTCAAAAAAGATCTTAACACATATACTGCGACTATTAAGCAGCATGACGAAACTATCGATACGTATCAGATTTTAGCTACAGCGTTTGGAAAAGATGGAATACAAGCATTACTCATTGAAGAAGCTCTCCCTGAAATAGAACACGAAGCAAATGCATTATTGGCAAAGCTAACTGAAAATCAATCACAAATCATTATTGAATCGGTACGTGATCTTAAAAAAGGCGGCATGAAAGAAACACTCGATATCATGATCTCGGATCCTGTTGGTATTCGATCATATGAGCTGTTCTCAGGTGGTGAAGCATTTCGCATTGATTTTGCACTCCGTATAGCAATCTCAAAACTACTTGCACGTCGCGCAGGAACGTCACTCCAGACACTAATCATCGATGAAGGATTTGGATCACAGGATGAAGAAGGGCTCTCACATATCATGGATGCACTTTATAAAATTCAGGATGATTTTGAAAAGATCATCATTGTATCGCACTTACCATCTATGAAGAATCAATTCCCGGTCCACTTCACCATCGAAAAGGGAAGTCGTGGAAGCACGGTCAGTGTTTCTTACAATGGCTAG
- the rplQ gene encoding 50S ribosomal protein L17 produces the protein MMHQNGKKRLNVSSSHRKALLRNQVIHLITYGHLVTTKTRAKETQKFAEKLVTIARVGNDFNARRRAKALLPYKEEALKKLFIEIAPKYTERPGGYTRLIPMGRRVSDTAPIARLEWV, from the coding sequence ATGATGCATCAAAATGGTAAAAAGCGCTTGAACGTAAGTTCGTCACATCGCAAGGCTTTGTTGCGTAATCAGGTAATCCATCTTATTACCTATGGCCATTTGGTAACAACCAAGACTCGCGCAAAAGAAACACAAAAGTTTGCTGAAAAGCTGGTGACGATTGCCCGTGTCGGTAATGACTTTAATGCGCGTCGTCGTGCAAAAGCGTTGTTACCATACAAGGAAGAAGCCCTTAAGAAATTGTTCATTGAAATTGCGCCAAAATACACAGAACGTCCAGGTGGTTACACTCGTTTGATTCCGATGGGGCGTCGCGTGAGTGATACGGCACCTATTGCCCGTCTTGAATGGGTATAG
- a CDS encoding DNA-directed RNA polymerase subunit alpha encodes MNKLEYKPLTLPKLQWTKKTISDTYGELVAQPLEPGFGMTLGSALRRVLLGAVEGSAVTSVVIKGVNNEFSSIPGVVEDTMQLILNLKEIVIRNRTGKTGRMRLQISGESTVRVGDIKADEHLELINTDHVIAHVAAGGELDVDFFVESGRGYQPAQWPADTALQPDGRIYLDAMFSPIKKVAFEVEKTRVGGTIDYDKLSLYIHTDGAENPLDVLHYAVSVLRTQLEHFLASAEIPFNELSQPEVVEEAASTQEIQESPLRGLPIDLLLKPIDELELSVRAHNCLVNAGIKRVVDLVNLSDDDVMKIKNFGRKSAKEVADALTNLGLSFNMNIQDGDLQKALVEKDEEKKV; translated from the coding sequence ATGAATAAACTGGAATATAAGCCGCTGACACTTCCCAAATTACAATGGACGAAAAAAACGATCAGTGACACCTATGGTGAATTGGTTGCGCAGCCGCTTGAACCAGGGTTTGGTATGACCCTTGGAAGCGCGCTTCGTCGTGTCTTGTTGGGTGCTGTTGAAGGTTCGGCTGTAACCTCAGTGGTGATTAAAGGCGTCAATAATGAATTTTCGAGTATCCCGGGTGTAGTAGAGGATACGATGCAGTTGATCCTCAATCTCAAAGAGATTGTGATTCGGAATCGTACTGGTAAGACAGGTCGTATGCGTCTTCAAATTTCTGGGGAATCAACCGTTCGTGTCGGGGATATTAAAGCTGATGAACATTTAGAATTAATCAATACTGATCATGTGATTGCACATGTTGCAGCGGGTGGAGAATTAGATGTTGATTTCTTTGTGGAATCAGGTCGTGGATACCAGCCAGCGCAATGGCCAGCCGATACAGCATTGCAGCCAGATGGTCGTATTTATTTAGATGCAATGTTTTCACCGATCAAAAAAGTAGCATTTGAAGTTGAAAAGACACGTGTGGGTGGAACCATCGACTATGATAAATTGAGTCTCTATATTCATACCGATGGGGCTGAAAATCCACTTGATGTCTTGCACTATGCCGTTTCGGTATTGCGCACGCAGTTAGAGCATTTCTTGGCAAGCGCTGAAATTCCGTTCAATGAACTTTCACAGCCAGAAGTTGTCGAAGAAGCAGCATCAACTCAAGAGATACAGGAATCACCATTGAGGGGATTGCCAATTGATCTTTTATTGAAGCCAATTGATGAACTTGAACTATCTGTTCGTGCACATAATTGTCTTGTGAATGCGGGCATCAAGCGTGTGGTTGATTTGGTCAATCTTAGCGATGATGACGTGATGAAGATAAAAAACTTTGGGCGCAAATCAGCAAAAGAAGTTGCTGATGCTCTGACCAATCTTGGGTTATCATTTAACATGAACATTCAAGATGGGGATCTTCAGAAGGCGCTTGTAGAAAAAGATGAAGAGAAGAAGGTATAA
- the rpsD gene encoding 30S ribosomal protein S4 gives MNKTKVNKSNKQGDADKKQGERSSGGRMKKLSEYGKQLQEKQRVKHMYGMREKQFSRWFQIATKHEGGPGENLLSMLERRLDNVLYRLKLSTTRRQARQIIVHGHVKVNGRKVYSPSYLVKVNDVINLADNVVDKAKFVEQVIDKRLNIGIKVPEWLELTKDVRKGQVLRLPVRSDIQVPIEEHLIVELYSK, from the coding sequence GTGAATAAGACAAAAGTAAATAAATCAAACAAGCAAGGCGATGCGGACAAAAAGCAGGGTGAACGATCATCCGGCGGCCGCATGAAGAAGCTTTCTGAATACGGTAAACAGCTCCAAGAAAAGCAGCGCGTAAAGCATATGTATGGTATGCGTGAAAAGCAATTCAGCCGCTGGTTCCAGATTGCTACCAAGCATGAGGGTGGTCCTGGTGAAAACCTCCTGAGTATGCTTGAGCGTCGTTTGGATAATGTGTTATATCGTTTGAAATTGTCGACAACGCGTCGTCAGGCCCGTCAAATTATTGTTCATGGTCATGTGAAGGTGAATGGCAGAAAGGTCTATTCGCCATCTTACCTGGTCAAAGTTAATGACGTTATCAACTTGGCAGACAATGTCGTAGATAAGGCTAAGTTTGTAGAACAGGTAATTGATAAGCGTCTCAATATAGGTATCAAGGTTCCTGAATGGCTCGAATTAACCAAGGATGTTCGTAAGGGACAAGTCCTTCGTTTACCTGTTCGTTCTGATATTCAGGTTCCAATCGAAGAACATCTCATTGTAGAGTTGTATTCGAAGTAA
- the rpsK gene encoding 30S ribosomal protein S11 gives MAYKKKTKKTKRNIDSAIAHVSSSFNNTLVTITTTDGDVLFRGSAGALGYKGSRKGTPFAASQIGANLAKDMAGMGIKYVEVNLQGPGSGRDSVVRALQSGGMLISVLRDVTPLPHNGCRPAKKRRV, from the coding sequence ATGGCATATAAAAAGAAGACAAAAAAAACAAAGCGGAACATTGATTCTGCAATCGCTCATGTATCATCATCTTTCAATAATACGTTGGTAACGATTACGACCACAGATGGCGATGTATTGTTTCGTGGCAGTGCAGGGGCTCTTGGCTATAAGGGTTCTCGTAAGGGAACGCCGTTTGCAGCGTCTCAGATTGGTGCAAATTTGGCCAAGGATATGGCTGGAATGGGAATCAAGTATGTTGAGGTGAACTTACAGGGACCTGGATCTGGTCGTGATTCTGTGGTTCGCGCTTTGCAGTCAGGTGGTATGTTGATTTCGGTATTGCGTGATGTTACGCCATTGCCACACAATGGATGCCGCCCCGCTAAAAAGCGTAGGGTGTAA
- the rpsM gene encoding 30S ribosomal protein S13, with the protein MARIEGVNLPVNKRIEYGLTYVFGVGVARSREVLNELNISLDKRVRDLTDAEVAAIQKTLTSKYAVEGDLRKEIMLNIKRLQEIGSYRGLRHKRGLPCRGQRTKTNARTRKGPRKAGSQIALKRAVTKK; encoded by the coding sequence ATGGCACGAATAGAAGGTGTTAATCTCCCAGTCAATAAGCGTATCGAGTACGGACTTACCTATGTATTTGGGGTAGGGGTTGCTCGTTCTCGTGAGGTTCTTAACGAATTAAACATTAGTTTAGATAAGCGAGTACGAGATCTGACGGATGCGGAAGTTGCTGCGATTCAAAAAACATTAACGTCTAAATATGCGGTTGAGGGAGATCTTCGCAAGGAGATTATGCTCAACATCAAGCGTCTTCAAGAAATTGGCTCGTATCGTGGTTTGCGTCATAAAAGGGGCTTGCCATGTCGAGGGCAGCGTACGAAGACTAATGCTCGTACCCGTAAAGGTCCACGCAAAGCTGGTAGTCAGATTGCCTTGAAGCGTGCGGTTACCAAGAAATAA
- the rpmJ gene encoding 50S ribosomal protein L36, producing the protein MKVKTSVKPICKDCCIIRRAGIVRIICKKNPRHKQRQG; encoded by the coding sequence GTGAAGGTAAAAACGTCAGTTAAGCCTATATGTAAAGATTGCTGCATAATACGTCGAGCAGGAATTGTTCGAATAATTTGTAAGAAAAATCCTCGGCACAAGCAACGCCAGGGGTAA
- the infA gene encoding translation initiation factor IF-1: MKQKDNVIKVDGIVKETLPNAMFWVEIEGGHLVLAHVSGKMRMNYIRILPGDRVAVELSPYDLKRGRITLRYKN, translated from the coding sequence ATGAAGCAGAAAGATAATGTTATTAAAGTTGATGGTATCGTAAAAGAGACGCTTCCCAACGCCATGTTCTGGGTGGAAATTGAGGGGGGACATTTGGTTTTAGCGCATGTTTCTGGTAAAATGCGAATGAACTACATCCGGATTTTACCAGGGGACAGAGTAGCGGTGGAACTTTCTCCATACGATCTCAAACGCGGTAGAATCACGTTACGATACAAAAATTAA
- the map gene encoding type I methionyl aminopeptidase, with the protein MITIKNKLAIAKMETAGRLLSQIFEELIDIIVPGISTATIDAWIEQRISELGMISMMKGYNGYRHVSCISLNDEIVHGVPKRSRLIANGDVVKVDVCVSWKGYGADMARCFPVGSISRDALDLIAVAQEALDAGIEQACVGNRVSDISAAIQKTVERHDYGVIRVFAGHGIGKRMHEDPEILNYGRPGEGAVLRHGMTLALEPMIAQKSYDVRVDSDGWTARTADGGLAAHVEDTVLVTDRGPQILTRPHSRGAKVR; encoded by the coding sequence ATGATTACCATAAAAAATAAGTTAGCCATAGCCAAAATGGAGACAGCTGGTAGGCTATTATCACAGATTTTTGAAGAGCTCATTGACATTATTGTTCCCGGTATCAGTACCGCTACGATTGACGCATGGATAGAACAAAGGATCTCAGAGTTGGGTATGATCTCAATGATGAAGGGGTACAATGGCTATCGGCACGTCAGTTGCATCTCTCTGAATGACGAGATAGTCCACGGTGTGCCAAAACGTTCACGTCTTATTGCAAATGGCGATGTAGTGAAGGTGGATGTATGCGTATCCTGGAAGGGATATGGTGCGGACATGGCTCGCTGTTTCCCTGTCGGTTCCATTAGCAGGGATGCGCTTGATTTGATTGCAGTAGCGCAAGAGGCATTGGATGCTGGGATAGAGCAAGCTTGTGTGGGAAATCGTGTATCAGATATCTCGGCAGCGATCCAGAAGACAGTTGAACGTCATGACTATGGGGTCATACGTGTCTTTGCGGGGCATGGCATTGGTAAGCGTATGCATGAGGATCCAGAGATTCTGAATTACGGCAGACCTGGTGAGGGAGCAGTTTTGCGGCATGGTATGACTCTTGCTTTAGAACCAATGATTGCTCAAAAGAGTTATGATGTTAGGGTTGATTCTGATGGGTGGACAGCCCGGACAGCGGATGGTGGTTTGGCTGCCCATGTAGAGGATACGGTACTCGTGACAGATCGAGGGCCTCAGATATTAACAAGACCTCACAGCAGAGGTGCGAAAGTGCGATGA
- a CDS encoding nucleoside monophosphate kinase, which yields MKRQILIFVGPPGSGKGSLSQMCVDQFGWVQLSTGNLCRKHIAEKTEIGKQIDAALKEGKLVPDRMIINVVEPWILENIAHTSTLILDGYPRTLVQAQSLKDFIDRKLPACSIAVVRLSVDDEEVMVRLLSRATCTNKECQAAYSVRKGSGLLPKHDMICDKCGSPLAKRSDDDRVAIAERLKTYYRHERDLLDFYNHVEIPILELRVDRPLQEIFVELKNHFYLDAS from the coding sequence ATGAAAAGGCAGATTCTTATCTTTGTTGGGCCTCCTGGTTCAGGAAAGGGTTCATTGTCTCAGATGTGTGTTGACCAATTTGGCTGGGTTCAGTTGTCTACAGGGAATCTATGCCGTAAACACATTGCTGAGAAAACAGAGATAGGAAAGCAGATTGATGCTGCGCTTAAAGAGGGCAAATTAGTCCCAGATCGTATGATTATTAATGTAGTTGAGCCTTGGATTCTAGAAAACATTGCGCATACCTCTACGTTGATTTTGGATGGCTATCCAAGGACATTGGTTCAGGCTCAATCGTTAAAAGATTTTATTGATCGTAAACTGCCGGCATGCTCTATAGCAGTCGTTCGCTTGTCAGTTGATGACGAAGAGGTGATGGTGCGATTGTTGAGTCGCGCTACCTGTACCAATAAAGAGTGTCAGGCCGCGTACTCGGTGCGTAAGGGCTCCGGCTTATTGCCAAAACACGACATGATTTGTGATAAATGTGGCAGTCCATTGGCAAAGCGAAGCGACGATGATCGGGTTGCGATTGCTGAGCGTCTTAAGACATATTATCGTCATGAGCGAGACCTGCTCGATTTTTATAATCATGTAGAAATACCGATCTTGGAGCTTCGGGTTGATCGGCCGCTTCAAGAAATTTTTGTTGAACTCAAGAATCATTTTTACCTTGATGCATCATGA
- the secY gene encoding preprotein translocase subunit SecY produces MVLLQSFKNIFLVPELRKRMLFTLGVLIICRVGLFIPVVGVDVAALANMMKQASALGGLLRYFDVISGGGLTKSTLFALGIGPYISASIMMQMLGMAVPSLEQLNKEGDYGRRMINQYTRYLTVGLSVLWSTGYATVLERNNFVLAPGWSFRILFIVSLTVGALFVMWLGEQISLHGIGNGSSVIIFSGIVARFPSYVRQTIEFVQLGNLDTIVAIIILLVFIAICACIVFLERGERKIPVQYARRVVGHRVYGGQSTYIPLKINSAGVMPVIFAGTVLTVPMQIAQLFSDRFEFLSAIIDPRNPIHMVVEFLLIMFFSFFFAAIVINPDELAANMKKSGGFIPGIRPGRKTVEYFFYLLNRIGLVGAIYLAVLDLFPNILNMLVRLPFYLGGTSLLICVGVALDLATQIESYLVERRYEGFLTSGKMRGRR; encoded by the coding sequence GTGGTTTTATTACAGAGCTTCAAAAATATCTTTTTAGTCCCAGAGTTGCGCAAGCGTATGTTGTTTACTCTGGGCGTCTTAATTATTTGTCGGGTTGGTCTATTTATTCCGGTTGTTGGTGTTGATGTGGCAGCGCTGGCAAATATGATGAAACAGGCAAGTGCGCTTGGTGGCTTACTGCGTTATTTCGATGTTATTTCTGGTGGTGGTTTGACCAAGAGTACTTTATTTGCTCTAGGTATTGGTCCCTATATTTCCGCATCTATTATGATGCAAATGCTTGGTATGGCTGTCCCTTCGCTCGAGCAACTCAACAAAGAAGGCGACTATGGTCGTCGTATGATTAATCAGTATACGCGGTATTTGACGGTAGGTTTGTCCGTCTTATGGAGTACAGGGTATGCCACGGTTTTGGAGCGCAATAATTTTGTCCTGGCACCCGGTTGGAGTTTTAGGATTTTATTCATTGTTTCGTTGACTGTTGGTGCATTGTTTGTCATGTGGCTTGGTGAGCAGATCTCATTGCATGGTATTGGCAACGGAAGTTCGGTTATTATTTTTTCAGGGATTGTTGCGCGTTTTCCTAGTTATGTTCGTCAAACGATTGAATTTGTTCAATTGGGTAACCTTGACACGATAGTAGCTATTATCATTTTACTTGTATTCATTGCAATCTGCGCATGTATTGTATTTTTGGAGCGAGGTGAGCGCAAGATTCCCGTACAGTATGCTCGCCGTGTTGTTGGTCATCGTGTGTACGGTGGACAAAGTACTTATATTCCATTGAAGATTAACTCTGCGGGTGTGATGCCGGTAATTTTTGCAGGAACGGTGCTGACTGTTCCTATGCAGATTGCTCAATTATTCTCAGATCGTTTTGAATTTCTCTCAGCGATTATTGATCCGCGTAATCCTATCCATATGGTGGTTGAGTTCTTGCTCATTATGTTTTTCTCATTTTTCTTTGCTGCAATTGTGATTAATCCAGATGAACTTGCGGCTAATATGAAAAAGAGTGGTGGATTCATTCCTGGTATTCGTCCAGGACGCAAGACTGTTGAATATTTCTTCTACTTGCTAAATCGTATTGGTTTGGTTGGAGCGATCTACCTTGCAGTCTTAGATCTATTTCCAAATATTTTGAATATGTTAGTTAGGTTGCCGTTCTACCTTGGTGGAACGTCATTGCTGATTTGTGTTGGTGTTGCTCTTGATTTAGCAACGCAGATTGAGTCGTATTTAGTAGAGCGGCGGTATGAGGGGTTCTTAACCTCTGGTAAGATGCGAGGCCGTCGATGA
- the rplO gene encoding 50S ribosomal protein L15 has translation MSQLNNLQPLCKKRKRIGRGGSRGGTSGKGHKGQKARSGPCLGLTFEGGQMPLARRLPKRGFTNARFKTVCYIVSIQDLEKAFEEGALINKAALMEQGLLKRKKSETGCVVKVLGAGKLTKKLIVEVDRFSEGAKRAIEQAGGEAKVITEG, from the coding sequence ATGTCGCAGCTTAATAATCTTCAACCTCTTTGTAAGAAACGTAAGCGTATTGGTCGTGGCGGAAGCCGGGGCGGTACGTCAGGAAAAGGACACAAGGGCCAAAAGGCGCGTTCAGGACCATGCCTAGGCTTGACCTTCGAGGGCGGGCAGATGCCATTGGCGCGTCGTTTGCCAAAGCGTGGATTTACCAATGCTCGCTTTAAAACAGTGTGTTATATCGTTTCTATACAAGATTTAGAAAAGGCTTTTGAAGAGGGGGCACTCATTAACAAGGCAGCTTTGATGGAGCAAGGATTGCTCAAGCGCAAAAAGAGTGAAACGGGCTGTGTTGTCAAAGTATTAGGTGCCGGAAAGCTTACCAAGAAATTAATAGTTGAAGTTGATCGTTTTAGTGAAGGTGCAAAACGAGCAATCGAGCAAGCAGGTGGTGAGGCGAAGGTCATAACGGAGGGGTAA
- the rpsE gene encoding 30S ribosomal protein S5, whose product MAENKQDSTFVDTVVDVRRVTKVTKGGKRFSFAAFVVSGDQQGRVGMALGKGKEVSAAIAKATNRARKNLITFPLRGTTIPYKVEGRHGASKVMIRSAYKGTGVIAGGAMRSVFEAIGVKDVLAKSLGSANSLNVVKATFNALAKLRSVDHLAKLRGKTVQELVKGDHVAA is encoded by the coding sequence ATGGCTGAAAATAAACAAGACTCAACGTTTGTCGATACCGTTGTTGATGTACGGCGGGTTACAAAAGTTACCAAGGGCGGCAAGCGTTTTTCTTTTGCTGCATTTGTTGTATCAGGCGATCAACAAGGACGCGTTGGTATGGCCTTGGGCAAGGGTAAAGAGGTGTCTGCTGCAATTGCTAAGGCAACTAACCGTGCTCGTAAGAATCTTATTACATTCCCACTTCGCGGTACTACCATTCCGTACAAAGTTGAGGGTCGTCATGGTGCAAGTAAGGTTATGATTCGCTCTGCGTATAAGGGAACGGGTGTGATTGCTGGTGGTGCGATGCGTTCGGTATTTGAAGCAATCGGTGTGAAAGATGTTCTTGCAAAGTCATTGGGTTCCGCAAATTCTTTGAATGTTGTGAAGGCTACGTTTAACGCTCTAGCTAAGCTCCGTTCAGTAGATCATCTTGCAAAGCTACGTGGCAAAACAGTTCAAGAACTTGTAAAGGGTGACCATGTCGCAGCTTAA
- the rplR gene encoding 50S ribosomal protein L18 — protein MSLKKINQKRSQRRAQRVRHKIRKHSSLPRVSVFRSRQEIYAQLIDDAQGKTLASASSLKLDKASAGDKTAQAKAVGLALAEGAKAQKIEKICFERGAYRYHGRVKALAEGLREGGLSV, from the coding sequence ATGTCACTTAAAAAGATTAATCAAAAGCGATCACAGCGCCGTGCACAGCGGGTACGTCATAAAATACGTAAGCATTCATCATTGCCACGAGTATCTGTGTTTCGCAGCAGACAAGAGATTTATGCACAGTTGATTGATGATGCACAGGGTAAAACGTTAGCGAGTGCGTCGTCGTTGAAGTTGGATAAAGCGTCAGCAGGTGATAAAACTGCTCAAGCAAAAGCAGTTGGATTAGCTCTGGCAGAGGGTGCTAAGGCTCAAAAGATAGAAAAGATTTGTTTTGAGCGTGGTGCTTATCGCTACCACGGCCGTGTAAAAGCGCTTGCCGAAGGTTTGCGTGAAGGTGGATTATCAGTTTAA